From a region of the Paenibacillus lutimineralis genome:
- a CDS encoding sugar nucleotide-binding protein — protein sequence MFLTDAQFGGNMRVLLFGATGMLGQAIRKEAIRRGHILFGAARNGEEINVDVNNPVDIITAINEVSPDVIINAAALVNLSECENDPGKAYLVNARPASILSRISLERKIYLIQISTDHYYANDGDNLHQETATIKLVNEYARSKYAGELFALTSPYALVVRTNIVGFRRKLGAPTFIEWVIDSLKNKKQMSLFYDFYTSSIAVSQFSTILFDIIHLNNVYGVFNIASRGVHSKKDFIEALANRFEYQIENPLYCSVHEMSTIQRADSLGLDVSKAEKLLGYYFPEMDQVIDALYLESEEAGT from the coding sequence TTGTTTTTAACTGATGCACAGTTTGGAGGGAATATGAGGGTCCTTTTATTTGGCGCTACTGGCATGTTAGGACAGGCTATTAGGAAAGAGGCTATCCGACGAGGACATATTTTATTTGGTGCTGCTAGAAATGGAGAAGAGATCAATGTTGATGTAAATAATCCTGTCGATATTATAACCGCCATCAATGAGGTTTCTCCTGATGTGATTATTAACGCGGCGGCACTAGTTAATTTAAGTGAATGTGAAAATGATCCAGGAAAAGCGTATCTCGTTAATGCCCGTCCGGCATCTATCTTATCCAGAATATCATTGGAACGGAAGATTTATCTTATCCAGATTTCAACAGATCATTATTATGCGAATGATGGAGATAATCTGCATCAAGAGACTGCAACAATAAAGCTTGTTAATGAATATGCTAGAAGTAAATATGCAGGTGAATTGTTTGCGTTAACTTCACCATATGCCCTCGTGGTACGTACGAATATTGTAGGTTTTAGAAGAAAACTCGGGGCGCCTACATTTATTGAATGGGTTATTGATAGTCTAAAAAACAAGAAACAGATGAGTTTGTTTTATGATTTTTATACATCAAGTATTGCGGTAAGCCAATTTTCAACGATATTATTTGATATTATTCATCTCAATAATGTGTATGGAGTGTTTAATATTGCTAGCCGAGGCGTGCATAGCAAAAAGGACTTTATTGAAGCCCTAGCGAATCGATTTGAATATCAAATAGAGAACCCGCTTTATTGTAGTGTTCATGAAATGTCAACCATTCAGAGAGCTGACAGTCTTGGACTTGATGTGTCTAAAGCTGAAAAATTACTCGGATATTATTTCCCTGAGATGGATCAAGTTATAGACGCACTATATTTGGAATCTGAGGAGGCAGGAACATGA
- a CDS encoding GNAT family N-acetyltransferase → MLKGLYTGLRAIEREDLGELLNWRNIPEFRRYFREYRELSTSNQNDWFEKVVLKDKNTIMFAIEELSSGELLGASGLCYIDWINKSADFSIYIGKDNLYIDEKYADDAARIMISYAFEELGLHRLWSEIYDFDILKQNFFVRLGFELDGCHRHTHWSGGRWNNSLFYSLLSDC, encoded by the coding sequence ATGTTAAAAGGGTTGTATACCGGTCTAAGAGCAATTGAAAGAGAGGATTTGGGTGAACTCCTTAATTGGAGAAATATCCCGGAATTCAGACGCTATTTTCGTGAATATAGAGAGTTGAGCACTTCAAACCAAAATGATTGGTTTGAGAAGGTTGTCCTTAAGGATAAAAATACAATCATGTTTGCTATTGAAGAACTATCCTCTGGAGAACTTTTAGGGGCAAGTGGACTTTGTTATATTGACTGGATCAACAAGAGTGCGGATTTCTCAATATACATTGGTAAAGACAATTTATATATTGATGAGAAGTATGCGGATGATGCTGCTAGAATTATGATTTCTTATGCTTTTGAAGAGCTCGGTTTACATCGTTTATGGAGTGAAATTTATGACTTCGACATTTTGAAACAGAATTTTTTTGTTAGATTAGGATTTGAACTGGATGGTTGCCACCGTCATACTCATTGGTCTGGTGGCAGATGGAACAACTCATTGTTCTATAGCCTGTTGTCGGACTGTTAA
- a CDS encoding SDR family oxidoreductase, whose product MTNALFDLSNKTIIVTGATGHLGVAMCEGLASMGANIAVASRDLNKVNNLVQKLSEKYGGNHQGYQLDISDAESVKKAISEIIKTYKIVDVLINNANFYSMGEVEEYSDDEWVKGIDGTINAVHRCTKAVLPHMLENGQGNIINIGSMYGVVSPNPEVYGSSGQNNPANYGAGKAAIIQFTKYLACHYGTRGIRANSVSPGPFPNPKVQENDEFIKQLSRKTALGRIGQADELKGILVMLASDASSYITGQNICVDGGWTAW is encoded by the coding sequence GTGACGAATGCATTATTTGATCTTAGTAATAAGACGATTATAGTAACTGGTGCAACAGGGCATTTAGGAGTTGCAATGTGCGAAGGATTAGCTTCAATGGGGGCAAATATTGCTGTTGCCAGCAGGGATCTCAATAAAGTGAACAACCTTGTTCAAAAATTGTCTGAGAAATATGGAGGAAATCATCAGGGCTACCAACTAGATATATCTGATGCGGAATCAGTAAAGAAGGCAATTTCGGAAATAATTAAAACATATAAAATAGTAGATGTATTAATTAATAATGCAAATTTTTATTCGATGGGAGAAGTTGAAGAGTACTCAGATGATGAATGGGTTAAAGGGATAGATGGTACAATCAACGCCGTACATCGATGTACTAAAGCAGTTCTTCCTCATATGCTTGAAAATGGCCAAGGGAACATTATAAATATTGGATCAATGTATGGGGTGGTTTCACCAAACCCAGAAGTTTATGGGTCATCGGGTCAAAACAACCCTGCCAATTATGGAGCTGGTAAAGCTGCAATAATTCAATTTACTAAATATTTGGCATGTCATTATGGAACAAGAGGAATACGTGCTAATTCAGTATCACCAGGTCCATTCCCTAATCCAAAAGTTCAAGAAAACGATGAGTTTATTAAACAGCTTAGTCGAAAAACTGCACTTGGCAGAATCGGACAAGCCGATGAACTTAAAGGTATATTAGTAATGCTAGCCTCAGATGCCTCAAGCTATATAACTGGACAAAATATTTGCGTTGATGGTGGGTGGACAGCTTGGTAA
- a CDS encoding N-acetylneuraminate synthase family protein, giving the protein MKYENKVVINGREISHDQPVYFIADIAANHDGDLSRAKELIWLAKEGGADAAKFQHFKAEQIVSDYGFRDLQGQMSHQASWDKSVFETFKYFECNRDWNEELALTAKEAGIDFMTTPYDYEAVKLLDQYIPAYKIGSGDITWTDFIEFIAKNEKPVILATGASSMVDVERAVDAVLNFNKQLVLLQCNTNYTGSLENLRHINLNVLKTYAIRYPQMVLGLSDHTPGHSTVLGAIALGARVIEKHFTDDNSRKGPDHPFSMNPKTWGEMVERSRELEAALGNGVKRVEDNEQDTYIIQRRCIRINKHMESGSVINEEDLEYLRPAPVGAILPYDAHKVIGKLLSKSKSKGDALYETDLVN; this is encoded by the coding sequence ATGAAGTACGAAAATAAGGTAGTCATTAATGGTAGAGAGATATCCCATGACCAACCCGTTTATTTTATCGCAGATATAGCTGCAAATCATGATGGCGATCTTTCAAGAGCGAAAGAACTGATATGGCTGGCTAAGGAAGGAGGAGCCGATGCTGCTAAATTCCAGCATTTTAAAGCAGAACAAATAGTTAGTGATTATGGTTTTCGAGATTTACAGGGTCAAATGAGTCATCAGGCATCATGGGATAAAAGTGTGTTTGAAACTTTTAAGTATTTTGAATGCAATAGGGATTGGAATGAAGAACTGGCTTTGACTGCTAAAGAGGCCGGTATTGATTTTATGACAACCCCTTATGATTATGAGGCAGTAAAATTGCTCGATCAGTATATTCCTGCTTATAAGATTGGATCTGGAGATATTACTTGGACAGATTTCATTGAGTTTATTGCCAAGAATGAAAAACCAGTTATTTTAGCCACAGGTGCTTCAAGTATGGTAGATGTAGAACGTGCCGTAGATGCCGTACTGAATTTTAATAAACAACTCGTATTGCTGCAATGTAATACAAACTATACAGGAAGTTTGGAAAATTTGAGACATATTAATTTGAATGTACTTAAAACATATGCAATTAGATATCCACAAATGGTGCTTGGACTATCGGATCATACACCGGGCCATTCGACAGTTCTTGGGGCGATTGCTTTGGGAGCTAGAGTTATAGAAAAGCATTTTACAGATGATAATTCACGTAAGGGACCGGATCATCCCTTCTCTATGAATCCAAAAACATGGGGTGAAATGGTTGAGAGAAGTCGCGAATTAGAAGCGGCTTTAGGCAATGGTGTGAAGCGCGTAGAAGATAATGAACAGGATACGTATATTATTCAACGAAGGTGCATTCGTATTAATAAACATATGGAATCAGGAAGTGTCATTAACGAAGAAGATTTGGAATATTTACGTCCGGCACCAGTGGGGGCTATTCTACCTTACGATGCGCACAAGGTAATTGGCAAGCTGTTAAGTAAATCTAAATCAAAAGGCGATGCCTTATATGAAACGGATTTGGTGAACTGA
- a CDS encoding cytidylyltransferase domain-containing protein produces MVKVAAVIQARLSSTRLPAKVMKDLNGKTLIERVVNQVRLSKVVDEVWIATSTEPEDDLLELMGNKLGVKVFRGSLGDVLKRYYDTMQISNADIIVRVTADNPFTEPLFIDCGVEYLKLNDLDYVCFDQIPYGSGVEIIRNAALGKAYLSSFEEYDREHVTPYIRNNKDTFKLGKIIPDKLELRRPDVSVTIDTMDDYVKLYKLIKCLEDREHQLSLTNVIEICNKK; encoded by the coding sequence TTGGTAAAAGTAGCGGCAGTGATTCAAGCAAGACTATCATCTACACGTCTTCCAGCTAAAGTTATGAAGGATCTTAATGGGAAGACTCTAATCGAGAGAGTTGTAAATCAAGTTAGACTTTCAAAAGTAGTGGATGAAGTATGGATTGCCACATCAACTGAGCCTGAGGATGATCTTCTTGAACTTATGGGTAATAAGCTGGGGGTTAAGGTTTTTAGAGGAAGCCTAGGAGATGTTTTGAAGCGATACTACGATACAATGCAGATTTCAAATGCGGACATCATTGTTCGTGTTACCGCGGACAATCCTTTCACGGAACCGTTATTTATAGACTGTGGTGTTGAATATTTAAAATTGAACGATTTAGATTATGTATGTTTCGACCAAATACCTTACGGGTCTGGAGTAGAGATTATTAGGAATGCTGCTCTTGGAAAGGCATATTTGTCTTCTTTTGAGGAGTATGATCGGGAGCATGTTACACCTTATATTCGAAATAATAAGGATACATTCAAGTTAGGAAAGATAATTCCAGATAAATTAGAGTTACGAAGACCAGATGTTAGCGTAACCATTGATACAATGGATGATTATGTGAAATTGTATAAATTAATCAAATGTCTTGAAGATAGAGAGCATCAACTTTCTCTTACCAATGTGATTGAAATCTGTAATAAGAAGTAG
- a CDS encoding dTDP-glucose 4,6-dehydratase, producing MNILLTGGAGFIGRWVAKQLLEDGHQLWILDDLSNGREVNIEEFKDHPGLIQFIKGSIIDEAILAVLFQEHKFDICYHLAASINVQDSIDDPRTTFNNDTIGTFYILEQCRRYNTKVVFMSTCMVYDRCNDNNGINENHPIKPASPYAGAKIAAENMVLSYYHAYGLPTVVIRPFNTYGPFQKTGGEGGVVAIFLKNHLNGKALNIYGEGTQTRDLLYVEDCARFVVAAGFSSSVDGEIVNAGLGQDISINNLAFEIVGDKSKIKHIKHIHPQSEIQKLLCDSRKAKRLLNWEPKVSLHEGLRRTKEWIETSGLI from the coding sequence ATGAATATTTTATTAACGGGTGGTGCTGGCTTTATTGGTCGTTGGGTAGCTAAGCAACTATTAGAGGATGGCCATCAATTATGGATACTGGACGATCTATCAAATGGTAGAGAAGTGAACATAGAAGAATTTAAAGACCATCCCGGACTAATACAGTTTATTAAGGGATCGATAATCGACGAGGCTATTTTAGCTGTTTTGTTTCAAGAGCATAAGTTTGACATTTGCTATCACCTGGCTGCTTCAATTAATGTACAGGATTCTATAGATGATCCAAGAACTACATTCAATAATGACACTATAGGTACCTTTTATATACTGGAACAATGTCGTCGGTATAACACAAAAGTAGTGTTTATGAGTACCTGTATGGTATATGACCGTTGTAACGATAATAATGGTATTAATGAAAACCATCCAATTAAGCCAGCATCTCCTTATGCAGGTGCTAAAATTGCAGCAGAAAATATGGTTTTATCTTACTACCATGCTTATGGCTTGCCAACAGTTGTTATCCGTCCATTTAATACTTATGGTCCTTTTCAAAAGACAGGTGGAGAAGGCGGCGTAGTGGCAATTTTCCTGAAAAATCACTTGAATGGAAAGGCTCTTAATATATACGGTGAAGGAACTCAAACCCGTGATTTATTATATGTCGAGGATTGTGCCAGATTTGTTGTTGCTGCCGGATTCTCATCGTCAGTTGACGGTGAAATTGTAAATGCTGGTCTAGGTCAAGATATATCTATAAATAATCTCGCATTTGAAATTGTAGGTGACAAGTCTAAAATCAAGCATATTAAACATATCCATCCTCAGAGTGAGATTCAGAAGTTACTTTGTGATTCAAGAAAAGCAAAAAGATTGTTGAATTGGGAGCCAAAAGTATCATTGCATGAAGGTTTGAGAAGAACGAAAGAATGGATTGAAACATCAGGACTAATATAG
- a CDS encoding UDP-N-acetylglucosamine 4,6-dehydratase family protein: MNGWFRGKKVLLIGGTGTIGQSLLKYILLDNPEVVRILSRDEYKQFMLQQEYKEYTNIRYLIGDVRDYRRVERAMQDIDYVFHTAAMKHVPSCEYNPFEAVQTNVLGTQNVIQAALACNVKKVILTSTDKAISPTNTYGASKLMAERLIAAAQYQAGSKSTRFAAVRFGNVMGSRGSVIPLFQWQIEEKRKITVTSKEMTRFMMSLQQATELTLKAIQIAQGGEIFVLKMPIIQLMDLANIVIDQSCSRLGIEPSSICIEEIGLRPGEKMYEELMTEEESRSALETENMFIIRNSFMEQRNYLNAVPAKVQSYSSHSYKPMEAVDLKLLVSQL, translated from the coding sequence ATGAATGGCTGGTTTCGTGGGAAGAAGGTCCTTTTAATAGGAGGAACAGGTACAATTGGGCAGAGCTTACTGAAATATATTTTGCTCGATAATCCTGAAGTGGTGAGAATTCTCAGTAGAGATGAATATAAACAATTTATGCTGCAGCAAGAGTACAAGGAATATACAAATATTCGCTATTTAATAGGAGACGTACGTGACTATCGTCGGGTGGAACGAGCTATGCAAGACATAGACTATGTATTCCATACGGCAGCTATGAAGCACGTCCCTTCATGTGAATATAATCCCTTTGAAGCGGTACAAACAAATGTGTTAGGTACTCAGAATGTGATTCAGGCTGCACTGGCGTGTAATGTTAAGAAAGTTATCTTAACGAGTACGGATAAGGCCATATCTCCGACGAATACTTATGGAGCATCGAAATTGATGGCAGAACGACTTATCGCTGCAGCGCAGTATCAAGCAGGCTCTAAGTCTACAAGATTTGCTGCTGTACGGTTTGGTAATGTAATGGGATCAAGAGGCTCTGTCATACCTTTGTTCCAGTGGCAAATTGAGGAGAAGAGAAAAATAACAGTTACTAGTAAAGAAATGACTCGCTTTATGATGAGCTTACAGCAGGCTACGGAATTAACTTTGAAAGCAATACAAATAGCACAGGGCGGAGAGATTTTTGTGCTCAAGATGCCTATTATTCAACTTATGGATCTTGCGAATATAGTAATTGATCAATCATGTAGTAGGTTAGGTATAGAACCTTCTAGTATTTGTATTGAAGAAATCGGTTTGCGACCAGGTGAAAAAATGTATGAGGAATTAATGACGGAAGAAGAATCGAGAAGTGCTTTGGAGACAGAGAATATGTTTATTATCCGTAATTCCTTCATGGAACAAAGAAACTATTTGAATGCAGTTCCTGCTAAAGTACAGAGTTATAGTTCACATAGTTATAAACCAATGGAAGCGGTTGATTTGAAGTTATTAGTAAGTCAGCTTTAA
- a CDS encoding aldo/keto reductase, whose protein sequence is MKLSLGTVQLGMAYGIANRSGKPMKQEALEIIKLANNSGISMLDTAAGYGESEAIIGDFLKEDSLSEQDSCERKPFQVTTKLSEIEVDKVYSQNEMYNVLENKLKESLNRLSLNSVDYCMLHAPINMTSHDGKTIEALKELKQRKLVNKIGVSVYTPEEVVQFLSIEELDVIQVPINIFDLRLIQSGLLEALYNKGIEVHARSVLLQGLFTLTTDELPQHLSGAIQPLKLLGQLSKKVNLLPAQLGLLFVRDLREISRLVVGCESKKQLAENIETMKLPALEQPIIDEILQSFDGISEKIINPSKWGR, encoded by the coding sequence ATGAAATTAAGCTTGGGTACTGTTCAGCTTGGAATGGCATATGGAATTGCTAATCGATCTGGGAAGCCAATGAAACAGGAAGCGTTGGAAATAATTAAACTAGCTAATAATAGCGGGATTAGTATGTTAGATACTGCTGCTGGGTATGGAGAAAGTGAGGCTATCATTGGGGATTTCTTAAAAGAGGATAGTCTCTCTGAACAAGATAGTTGTGAAAGGAAACCATTCCAAGTAACTACTAAGCTTAGTGAAATAGAAGTAGATAAAGTATATAGCCAAAATGAGATGTATAACGTGCTTGAGAACAAACTTAAGGAATCTTTAAATAGATTATCCCTTAATTCAGTGGATTACTGCATGCTTCATGCTCCTATTAATATGACGTCACATGATGGCAAGACAATAGAGGCTTTAAAAGAACTCAAACAACGAAAGTTAGTCAATAAAATTGGAGTGTCTGTTTATACTCCAGAAGAGGTAGTACAATTTTTGAGTATAGAGGAACTTGATGTAATTCAAGTTCCTATTAATATATTTGATCTTAGGTTAATACAGTCTGGCTTACTAGAAGCTTTGTATAATAAAGGAATAGAAGTTCATGCGAGAAGCGTTCTTTTGCAAGGATTATTTACATTAACTACGGATGAACTTCCTCAACATTTAAGTGGCGCTATACAGCCACTCAAACTGTTAGGACAGTTATCAAAAAAGGTCAATCTTTTGCCTGCTCAATTAGGACTTCTATTCGTTAGAGATTTGCGTGAAATTAGTCGCTTAGTAGTTGGATGTGAGTCTAAGAAGCAACTTGCTGAGAATATTGAAACTATGAAGCTTCCAGCACTCGAGCAACCTATTATAGATGAAATTCTTCAATCTTTTGACGGTATTTCTGAAAAGATAATTAATCCGAGCAAATGGGGACGATGA